A genomic region of Gemmata massiliana contains the following coding sequences:
- a CDS encoding CheR family methyltransferase, whose product MTPEEFDHVCKFVRDRSSIVLEPGKEYLVETRLTPVAREFQLKSVSAVIAQLRGSHVDLQTRVVEAMVTTETLFFRDREPFESIRTTVLPDLIRRRANERQLNVWSAACSTGQEPYSFVMLIRQHFPELADWKISVLATDLSEEVLAKARAGRYNQVEINRGLPAPLLVRYFKQIGTVWQLTDDVRQAVEFRAMNLTKPWPMLPRMDLVFLRNVMIYFDVDTKKAILQRMARVLRPDGYLLLGGAETTLNLDTSFQRVESIKGGFHQFAKQVSR is encoded by the coding sequence ATGACCCCCGAAGAATTCGACCACGTTTGCAAGTTCGTCCGCGATCGCAGCTCGATCGTGCTCGAACCGGGCAAGGAGTACCTCGTTGAAACCCGGCTCACTCCGGTCGCGCGCGAGTTCCAGCTCAAGTCGGTGAGCGCGGTCATCGCTCAACTCCGCGGCTCGCATGTCGACCTCCAGACCCGCGTCGTCGAGGCGATGGTTACGACCGAAACGCTGTTCTTCCGCGACCGCGAGCCGTTCGAGAGCATCCGGACGACGGTCCTCCCAGATCTGATCCGGCGCCGGGCCAACGAGCGCCAGTTGAACGTGTGGTCGGCCGCGTGTTCGACCGGTCAGGAGCCGTACAGTTTTGTGATGCTGATCCGCCAACACTTCCCAGAACTGGCCGACTGGAAAATCAGCGTCCTGGCGACCGATTTGTCCGAGGAAGTTCTCGCGAAGGCGCGAGCGGGGCGGTACAACCAGGTCGAGATCAACCGCGGGCTGCCGGCCCCGCTCCTGGTGCGGTACTTCAAGCAGATCGGGACGGTGTGGCAACTGACCGACGACGTGCGCCAGGCGGTCGAGTTCCGCGCGATGAACCTGACCAAACCGTGGCCGATGCTCCCACGAATGGACCTCGTGTTCCTGCGGAACGTGATGATCTACTTCGACGTGGACACGAAGAAAGCCATCCTCCAGCGCATGGCTCGCGTCCTGCGCCCGGACGGCTACTTACTCCTGGGCGGGGCCGAAACGACCCTCAACCTCGACACCTCGTTCCAGCGCGTCGAGAGCATTAAGGGCGGGTTCCACCAATTCGCGAAACAGGTGTCGCGGTGA
- a CDS encoding chemotaxis protein CheX: MNTSGELVATLHEAVTGALRALGDVEVSVREVRDTFALEGFAEMSAVLKVTTQAGEGYFVLSVTEPTATALAKLVLAGVVPEPDTGMVRDCLGEIVNVVAGQAKTLLFGTPIHFVLGTPTVVTGAPMLAPPERVLVTFASEFGEFALHVRLPA, encoded by the coding sequence GTGAATACGTCGGGCGAACTGGTCGCGACGCTCCACGAGGCCGTTACAGGCGCGCTCCGCGCGCTGGGCGACGTTGAAGTTTCGGTGCGCGAGGTGCGGGACACGTTCGCACTCGAAGGATTCGCAGAAATGTCCGCGGTCCTGAAAGTGACGACGCAGGCCGGCGAGGGATATTTCGTACTCAGTGTGACCGAACCCACCGCGACCGCACTCGCAAAGTTGGTCTTAGCCGGAGTTGTGCCCGAACCGGATACGGGAATGGTGCGCGATTGCCTCGGTGAGATCGTGAACGTCGTCGCGGGTCAGGCAAAAACGCTTCTTTTTGGCACCCCCATCCACTTCGTACTCGGCACCCCGACTGTTGTGACTGGTGCTCCAATGCTCGCGCCTCCCGAGCGCGTGCTCGTCACTTTTGCCAGCGAATTCGGCGAATTCGCGCTCCACGTCCGCCTGCCGGCGTAA
- a CDS encoding PQQ-binding-like beta-propeller repeat protein, translating to MSLSRNLPLFLLSLAFVTTGSSARAADWIHWRGPEQNGFSREKNLPGEFNPANKAQGNVVWTAPYGGRCAPLVMDGRVYVLQGTGSGLEEAEQMVCVNEKTGKLLWTYRVNVFHTDIVSTRLAWAPLTGDPATGHVYAQTTGGLLLCIDKAGKLVWQRSLTEEYGRASGYGGRIPAPIFDSGLVIVGMISSSWGDFARGTNRFVALDGKTGQVVWWFDAGFPSKETYCSHPIVAVLNGQRVLLSGGGDGYLHAFKVRTGERVWSYQYCAGATNPAPMVDGNLIYAVHGDENPEGGPYGRIICLDASKLDKSGKPTLVWEFRKSVRFGLASPALAEGRLYAPDDVGELHCFNAKTGKPLWKYRYANEVRGSPLVADGKIYINDVQRRMHIITLKGNEKPDALDTFEYQFKEPKGIYSETNGTPIAVNGHVYFVSAASLWCLGLPDAKPEPAKYTPMPEETPFKENAIAGARLFPADVVLKPGEKVQFQVVFVDANGREVKDNRPSPAPVWSLPLPAKTPTGAQPPALQGTVANGELTVAPVPSQQGHVEFDSDGIKARARVRVAALVPWKQDFEKAPAGSSPGGWVNANGKFSVVKLPDGNQVLMKSNNDPRPPLAKANAFITMPDAANYTIQADLMGTQVRGGMGDFGLINSRYTLVLDGKTDPDSKKRQLRLVSWEARPRITRVEDFDWQPDVWYTAKLTIEHKEKTAIIRGKVWKKGDPEPEAWTVELEDPSPNRVGAAGLYGYVTNSTAIETGANCYYDNIVITPNAKK from the coding sequence ATGTCCCTCTCGCGAAACCTTCCTCTCTTCCTGCTCTCGCTCGCATTCGTTACGACCGGCTCCTCGGCGCGAGCCGCGGACTGGATTCACTGGCGCGGGCCGGAACAGAACGGGTTCTCGCGCGAGAAGAACCTGCCCGGCGAGTTCAACCCAGCGAACAAAGCTCAGGGGAACGTCGTTTGGACCGCGCCTTACGGCGGGCGCTGTGCCCCGCTGGTGATGGACGGCCGCGTGTATGTCCTCCAGGGGACCGGCAGCGGCCTGGAAGAAGCCGAGCAGATGGTCTGCGTGAACGAGAAGACCGGCAAACTGCTCTGGACCTACCGCGTCAACGTTTTCCACACCGACATCGTGTCCACGCGGCTCGCCTGGGCACCACTCACCGGCGACCCCGCGACAGGGCACGTCTATGCTCAGACGACCGGCGGATTGTTGCTCTGTATCGACAAAGCCGGCAAACTCGTCTGGCAGCGCAGCCTGACCGAAGAATACGGTCGGGCCAGTGGTTACGGCGGGCGCATCCCGGCCCCGATCTTCGATAGCGGCCTCGTCATTGTCGGGATGATTAGCTCGAGTTGGGGTGACTTCGCACGCGGCACCAACCGGTTCGTCGCACTCGATGGCAAGACCGGGCAGGTGGTGTGGTGGTTCGACGCCGGGTTCCCCAGCAAGGAAACGTACTGCTCTCACCCGATCGTGGCCGTTCTGAACGGCCAGCGCGTCCTCCTGAGCGGAGGGGGTGACGGCTACCTGCACGCCTTCAAGGTGCGAACCGGCGAGCGCGTCTGGAGTTATCAATATTGTGCGGGGGCAACGAACCCGGCCCCGATGGTAGACGGCAATCTCATTTACGCCGTCCACGGCGACGAGAACCCGGAAGGCGGTCCCTACGGTCGCATCATCTGCCTGGACGCCTCGAAGCTCGATAAGAGCGGCAAGCCGACGCTCGTGTGGGAGTTCCGGAAGTCGGTGCGGTTCGGCCTCGCGTCCCCCGCGCTGGCAGAGGGCCGGTTGTACGCTCCGGACGATGTCGGCGAACTGCACTGCTTCAACGCGAAAACCGGCAAGCCGTTGTGGAAGTACCGCTACGCGAACGAGGTCCGCGGCTCGCCGCTTGTTGCCGACGGGAAGATTTACATTAACGACGTTCAGCGTCGGATGCACATCATTACGCTCAAGGGTAACGAGAAGCCCGACGCGCTGGATACATTCGAGTATCAGTTCAAGGAACCCAAGGGGATCTACTCCGAAACCAACGGCACCCCGATTGCTGTAAACGGGCACGTCTATTTCGTTTCGGCCGCGAGCCTCTGGTGCCTCGGCCTGCCGGACGCCAAGCCGGAACCCGCAAAGTACACGCCGATGCCCGAAGAAACGCCGTTCAAGGAGAACGCGATCGCAGGCGCGCGTCTGTTCCCGGCAGACGTGGTGCTGAAGCCCGGTGAGAAGGTGCAATTCCAGGTGGTGTTCGTGGATGCGAACGGTCGTGAAGTGAAAGACAACCGCCCGTCGCCCGCTCCTGTGTGGTCGCTCCCGCTCCCGGCCAAGACGCCCACGGGTGCCCAACCGCCCGCACTCCAAGGTACCGTCGCGAACGGAGAGTTGACCGTTGCCCCAGTGCCGTCCCAACAGGGGCACGTCGAGTTCGATAGCGACGGAATTAAGGCTCGCGCCCGGGTTCGAGTCGCAGCGCTGGTTCCCTGGAAACAGGACTTCGAGAAAGCCCCCGCGGGTTCGTCCCCGGGCGGGTGGGTGAACGCCAACGGCAAGTTCAGCGTCGTGAAGCTCCCGGACGGCAACCAAGTCCTGATGAAGAGCAACAACGACCCGCGCCCGCCGCTCGCCAAGGCGAACGCCTTCATCACCATGCCAGACGCCGCGAACTACACGATTCAGGCCGATCTCATGGGGACACAGGTACGCGGGGGCATGGGCGACTTCGGGCTAATTAACTCCCGCTACACGCTCGTTCTCGACGGCAAGACCGACCCGGACAGCAAGAAACGCCAGCTCCGACTGGTATCCTGGGAAGCCCGGCCGCGGATCACGCGCGTCGAGGACTTCGACTGGCAGCCCGACGTGTGGTACACTGCGAAGCTCACGATCGAGCACAAGGAGAAGACAGCGATCATTCGTGGGAAGGTGTGGAAGAAGGGCGATCCGGAACCGGAGGCCTGGACCGTCGAGCTCGAAGACCCCAGCCCGAACCGGGTGGGTGCAGCCGGATTGTATGGATACGTGACGAACAGCACCGCCATCGAGACCGGGGCCAACTGCTACTACGACAACATCGTGATTACCCCCAACGCCAAAAAGTGA